A genomic stretch from Oncorhynchus gorbuscha isolate QuinsamMale2020 ecotype Even-year linkage group LG20, OgorEven_v1.0, whole genome shotgun sequence includes:
- the LOC124007531 gene encoding uncharacterized protein LOC124007531 — MRMVKALVQTCLRLLSILTVAKCKIPDAHVTCLFSEDCVLPCNFKPSGNEIIRWYLHEVLLLSHSQQGGEQPPQDHSTRTYLLQDQLSRGIASLHLSQCGIKDRGRYRCLVNSTLGQQESFVIMKVEAPIKMVTMEKSMNREIQCLSKDIFPAPRVQWSTLPPKENLRPITHMGPNTEGLYSFQSTLRMFENTLTYICTVNSTYGSQSWRSSLQERGLIGEEGKELSIPCIAPQNLQNFSLTWTFTRTNDPTVILSYDSRTRRTSNLWEGRAGLKPDQVLTGDGSLLLHNPESREQTGTYTCTFTGLQSRHMVQTQVNIRSRSQLPVTEKMPKTTGQAERTGGSHFQMLVIVVVVAVVVAAVITALLLYRKLRANQWQAGVTTVEDTEMQPTGTIKTDDSPMDNCQLTEDHNNSYN; from the exons ATGAGAATGGTAAAGGCACTTGTTCAAACTTGCTTGAGGTTGCTGTCGATTCTCACCGTGGCAAAGTGTAAGATCCCAG ATGCCCACGTGACATGCCTATTCTCTGAAGACTGTGTTCTGCCCTGCAATTTCAAACCCAGTGGGAATGAGATCATCCGCTGGTACCTCCACGAAGTGCTCCTCCTCAGCCATTCCCAGCAGGGTGGAGAACAGCCTCCACAGGATCACAGTACCAGGACGTACCTGCTCCAGGACCAGCTCTCCCGGGGCATCGCCTCGCTACACCTCAGCCAGTGTGGCATCAAGGACCGAGGCCGCTACAGGTGTCTGGTCAACAGCACTCTGGGACAACAGGAGTCCTTTGTCATCATGAAAGTGGAGG CTCCCATCAAGATGGTTACTATGGAGAAGAGTATGAACAGAGAGATTCAGTGTCTGTCCAAGGACATCTTTCCCGCTCCCCGTGTGCAGTGGTCCACTCTGCCCCCGAAAGAGAACCTGAGACCCATCACCCATATGGGACCCAACACTGAAGGCCTCTACTCCTTTCAGAGCACGCTGAGAATGTTTGAAAATACCCTCACCTACATCTGCACCGTTAACTCCACATATGGATCACAGTCATGGAGGAGCTCACTGCAAGAAAGAG GGTTGattggagaggaggggaaagagctgTCCATACCCTGCATCGCTCCACAGAACCTCCAGAACTTCTCCCTCACCTGGACCTTCACCAGAACCAATGATCCCACAGTCATCCTCAGCTACGACAGCAGAACCAGACGGACCTCCAACCTCTGGGAGGGCCGGGCTGGACTGAAGCCGGACCAGGTTCTGACGGGAGATGGATCCCTCCTTCTTCACAACCCAGAGAGTCGGGAACAAACAGGAACTTACACCTGTACATTCACAGGCCTCCAGAGCAGACACATGGTCCAAACCCAGGTCAACATCAGGTCAAGATCCCAGTTACCAGTGACAG AAAAGATGCCAAAGACAACAGGCCAGGCAGAGCGTACAGGGGGAAGTCACTTCCAAATGTTGGTGATTGTTGTAGTAGTTGCAGTGGTGGTTGCAGCAGTAATAACAGCACTACTACTGTATAGAAAACTACGAG CCAACCAATGGCAGGCTGGTGTGACCACTGTGGAGGACACAGAGATGCAGCCAACGGGAACTA tTAAGACAGATGATTCACCAATGGATAACTGCCAGCTGACAGAAGACCACAACAATAGCTATAATTAG